Genomic DNA from Schistosoma haematobium chromosome 1, whole genome shotgun sequence:
TCACTTTGTGCGAACAACAAAACCTGCCCCGTGAATGTTAGCAggatatagattggattaaagcatgttccGTGCACGATTGTATTAGGGCACTTTGACTAGCTATTTCTTAACTAACCAAAGCTAGCGACTACTTGGGGAAGACTCTAGAATCTaatgtgaaaattataaatatattaacgtTTTTCTTATTACGATTCTTACTTGCACCCAACCAtcttatttggaatataattatgTCTCTCTTCAACTATGTTCTGACTTGAGAACTTGTCGAGTGAAGTAGTAGCTAAGAGTACTAAGCAATGAGTAACTGGGTCTTAAATAAAAAGAGAATTCATAACAAGAGTAGgtaaatttatagatgaacATCGATCTATCTTTCTATAGACTTATACATTCATCACAAATAAAATACGTTTCGAAGATGAGTACGAAAACCCAGacataattattgatttacatTGTGGTTTTTCTCATGCTTAACATTTTATTAATCCTCAGTAATTCTCCTTTTTGATCCTGTTTCGTTTTTTAGTTGATATCACTGCATTTAGACCTGCTTAAATATTTGGGctttagtgaacaagaacacgggtggggacaatcgaatgtgtttgactcacacttcattgttcttgcattttcagacaaattgcatcctgtttccattctttactgttcgatcctcttttctctctgctgccagatattctgttcacgactaacatcatatactacttatatctatataagtagcacacaccacagagCCACCTATTcctgccatctggatatttcaacaacttatcttttgcttgtttgttttaacacatcattattcctattagtctcataatctattcaggtgcgtttgtaaAACGATTACTACATTTCGTTGTACAACTTACAAAAGAGCCTAATCAAAGATATTGTGGTTGCTGgtaatatgcatcgaaaagaatatacattattccaATGTCGATTCATGGACTGCTAACATTTACCTGACaaccattcaatatttatcgtaaagatcgatcaagaaataagaaaaggaaacttgttgaaatactttatgatgagaattttatattttaccaaaaatataatatttaatagtcactaataatgataataaaataataaaaatgtgaGGAATTAAACCGAAACACTTTTCAATGGACTTTGAGATTAGTTCGTTTGCTTGTAAAAGTATATTTTGAATCTGAATATGATGAATGTCGTGAAGCTGTATGATCATATACTCATATCTATACCATAAAATCTaaaatcttttttatttgtaaaaagcAAACTAAATACAACATCAAACACACCATGTGATCAATAAAATGTTCGtcaaaaaaagaacaaattttATGATTTACCTTAATTAGATCAATGGGACTTGCTAAGAACTGAGCAAAAGATCCAGCTATTACCCCAGTAAAAGCTGCTTGAATAACAAATTTCGAATTATTCTCATAAATTAGTTCAGTGTTCGTTTTTTCCATGGCAGATAGTTTCTGTTTTGGCATAACATGTGACTTATCTATGGCAAATAGATCATGATTTAGAAATACAAACCTGAGAAAGAATTCTTAGTTGATTTTACAGTGAAATGACTTGCAGGAGGTAAATGGAAAATATCTTGGCGAATAATTTCATAGATTGGCATCCTTGCTCCTGTATAAACTATGAGAAAATAATATACCATGTAAAAAACGAAACAAAACCCTCGAAGATAAAAAATTAGTATGTTAAATAACTTCTGATATTGCAACAGATGAATTGCAAAAATGGTAGTCAATAAGACTTCCAAGTGTAGTAGAAAGTGATTCATACCTACGGATTTTAAAGTAATCGGTATGCTGAGAACGCTCTGTTATGAGTATATCAGGAATTTCGCAGATCATGGTCAAAATACAAATTATACAAGGTCAGACATATTAGGTCACACAAAAAGCATATTATATATTCTCAGTAATCGAATATTTACCCTTAAACGGCATGTACTTTTTATTCGATATTTACCCTTATTTTCCAACTCACTCAGTAGCTCGTTTATATCGGAAGTACTGTCCTGTCTAGTTGATATCAAGCCTCTGAATGATCGGGTATCGAAACGCTAACAACGAATACAAAGTCTGATTCAGCTTTCCTTGGCCCATATGCCCCGTTCAAACTGACCTCCAACGTTCGCACATTAATGCGGAACGGTCAACAGATAGGTTTACTTGTCTTTGGAAAGCCCTGACATCCAGGCTTGCTGAAGTTCGCAGACCCGTATTCAAAACTCTAGCGAGGGACTACAAATTCGCTATCCATATACAGTTCCTAAAAGCTTGTTTTGTGTGTGCTTTTATCTGGGGACCCTGAGATATTAGGGTTCCGTTTGGCTAGGGTTACTGTCGCGCCAGAGTAACCAACTGGATCCTTATCAACAGTCGTTTTTGTGCTGTTAGACTAGAAGTCTCCATCAAAGTGCACACCTCGATTACTGGCaattacaaattttattttcctTGCTTTTAGAGAAAGACAATGTTATATTTCCTTGTTGTGTAAATCTTTAAGTCTGATCGTTTACTTATCAAGACTATTGTTTTAACTCTAATTTCGgttaaaatattaaaagaaatatCGTTTTCACTAGTTTTCATCTGTACTCATTCCATTTAGTAGAATAGTTTAAAAAAAACCTGTAACTGATACCCGGTGGAGAGACGAATGCAGGTACGATGAGTGCAAAGAGTGGTACCACGAGTCTTTAAAAGGTGTAGTATTTTCGGCTGCGTATGGTTGTGGAAGTATTGTTGCTCGGATGTAATCGGTTTGTCATCAAAAGCTATTACAATGGTGAAAGTGGCTAAAAATCGAAAGTAACATTTTCGGCCATGGGGAGGAATAAAACGATATTTAACCCGTCGATACACAAATCGATGGACAATCGTTTTAAGAAAGTTCGATGCTGACTGTCTCTTCAAGGTCGAGTAGATAAAAGGCTGATTTCAGAggtttggcaaaaacaaaaccCTAAGAAAGCTAACTTTAAACGTGCTTCTTTAGTGCTTCGTTgtcttaacaacaacaacaggcAGGAGACATAGCAAACCCAGTTGGCAAGTCAAGCCTATCTGTATCAGAGAAAATCACAAACAATAGGTCTCATAGACCCAACACATCAATAAACCAACAGTATCTGAAATTGGATGGATACAAGTgaaaaatagaaaaagaaaCAGCCTGGTATCATAAAGGAAAACTAGGTTCCCTTAACTGTAGTTGAAAAACGAAAATTTGATCATTGCGAAAAGTCGGTTATATTCAACAGAGTCGAGCCTGCATGTTGTTTTAGGAATAACGCGGGCCTATTTAAAGATCTACTTAATGAAATAAAACCCCAAGAGATCACATGAGTCATTCTCCTAAAAGTTTATAGACAAAGGAAACAGTTGACAGACTCGAGAGTAAATCAAACTGTTACTTAAAGTGGTACATAAATCTACAAATAATAGATCTAAAAATGAGAAGTGCACATGAACTAAAAAGATCAGGTGTATTTGTATCGCTGATGGTATAAAAAAGGCAGCTGGGAAAAAGCTGAATTTGCAACTACAAGACGGAGAAAAGGATCTCACGATGGTACGTTTTTTAGAGTAATGAGGCTTCTGAAGCGAATGATGTCGAAGCCACTTCTAGTGTAGCATTAAGCCACTTAAATGTTCATcggactggatcatgaagaacTCGACATCTGAGAGAAAACATGGAATagcaatggacagctcagaatcaattagacgatttggacttcgcagatgacctagccctcttatcgcatacacacgaacaaatgcagataaaaacagccagtgtagcagcagtctctgcatcagtaggcctcagcatacacaaggggaaaaccaaggtcctcaaattcaaagcggagaacagcaatccaatcacacttgatggcgaaactctggaagatgtagaatccttcacatatctggaaagcatcgtcgatgaacaaggaggttcagatgcagacgtaaaggcgaagattggcaaagcaaggacagcattcctacaattgaagaacatatggaactcaaaacaactttcaaccaatatcaaagtgagaatcttcgatacgaacgtcaaggcagttctgcTGTGCGGAGTTGAAACTTGGGGAACtgcaacaaccaccatcaagaaggtataagtatttataaatggttgtctatgcaagatactcaacatccattggccggataccatcagcaacagccttctgtgggagagaacaaaccagcttccagctgaagaggaaattaggaaaagacgatggaaatggataggacatacattacgcaaatcatcaaactgcataacgaggcaagtcctaacttggaatcgtgaagggaagcggaaaagtggaaggccaaagaacacattacgtcgggaaatagaagcagatatgaaaaagattaataacaactggaaggagctagaaaggattgcccaggacagggttggatggagaatgctggtgagcggcctatgctccttcacgaggagcaacaggagtaagtaagtaagtcggttactatgttaagcccatataccttattccagctttcggacagccctatctattcattctacttgagtcacattttgaccttgttaattagccgcttatcaatcttgactgttttcatatgatCGCATATGTgcgtgtacatttcttatcctattcatcacatgtctgtaacttatttttgtgtgactataaatactgatgaacgcttgactaaatgggAGTTCGCTTACCCgccaaaagtccattctcgttatttgacttatttaattccgttattgactaacgcgatttaagtcgatgattatatacgaggagaGACAACGTATACATTTcgacaacaatcattcatacgatcaaattggagtcagataccGGGCCATTAAAATACAAACGCCTTAAGTTTGCCTAACGTGTGATCTGAGCTAGGTGTACAGACAGACTCTTGTATACCACCTTACCCAGTCTGTGCGCCGCACAAATAAGGAAATGAAATCGTGAAGCGATGAAGGACGAGTACAACGAGAagagaataaatgaattaaaataagtgAATAGGAGCAGTATGCAATCGatgaaacagtccattcgttaATACAACCAAGAATTGTTACAGCTAAGTGAGTTTTATTTTTAAGAATGTAAAACAATACTATAGCATAACTGCCATTGGCTTTAATTTATTTTCctattaattatttgaatctttccattgatgtttagggctgcaatcgatcagtggcaatctggactcagtaacttattggataacgcggttgcgtttgaagagaacggaATTGGGTTGGAGtgccgaagtgaacatcaactctatgatgtaggtacatccggctgacgagccCAAAATGGGGCAAAACGAGAGTCCTGGACTCCAAAATTAACTTTCATTATAGCGATATCGGCTATGTTCTGAGTTATCTCTGAAAACGACGAAAGCCACAAATTGCGACGTTTTCAAGAAATCAACCAAGATGTAAAGGATAGAGATACAAAATTCATTACATAATGCTGCAAGATATCATAAAATAACTCCGCTTGCAGCACTTTCACGGCTACTGCAGTTCTCAAGACCGAgtaaaggagggttgggcatggggtcagcaacTAAATCCCATAAaaaacaatctccataaaaacgCCAGCCAGATCAAATAAATTAGACATCTTCAACTATGCACTGGGAGTAGAAGGATCTCCATTCAGAACAATTGTCACGCCTAGTGATGAAAGTCCAGATTCTTCGGCGGAACACATGAGGCCGACGCCCCTTCTAACAACAACacaaacaattaatataggtacacgAAATGTTTAGACAATTAGAGAGACCtgaaagaccagtcaaatagcaacagaaatgaggagatacaacttgacgtTGCTCAGAATCAGTGACACCCACTGgatccaagctggacagaacATGAttggcagcgaaacatggccattaagagtagaagatactcgtaagctactagtatttgaccacagatgcctcagaaatattgctggcgtcagctgggatcaccggataagtaatagtgaggttagatgcagggtattggggaatgatggtaaatcagttgatgaggttgtgaatcttcatcgactgagatggttagaccacttgttacgtatgcccgaacactgattaccacgatgtgcaatgctaaccggtgttggagatggttggaagaaagttagggcggccaaaccaaaatgtggcatcagtccttgaagtcactaacttctattctcagccatgttggtagatgcagactacttgggtggggtccgcgtgactatcgtaaccaatggttggagactcttggtgacatggctcagaatcgatcacaatagcgtaggtgtatacactctctgttttctcttaaacagtgagattaaaatcacttcatatctttctttctacgaactatttctttctccctgtactatatccttattgcaatctttcttttatatattaccacccctgaattaactacttttatgagtccggtgttaatgaggtatggcaacttggaccgatgcatatatgtgcctggtcctacgttgtagctgactgattgactgatggGTTCGAGAGAGAGGTTGCTgcactctggtcacgaagaggaaaatgctctacacactcagggagttgctctgatacTGGCCAAAGAAGCATGCAAAGCACTCAtaagatgggaatctcatggactcaggatcatcaaagcatccttcaaaacaaagaaggaatcaCAAtcaatgtcagtcagtcagctacaacgtagggacaattaacaacagtcggacaagaacagagaaagtcaaggcacaagctgaatacacagaagcaaacaagtaagtgaagaagagcattagaaccgacaagcagaaatacgtggaagacctaCCTAGCAAGGATAAAGGAAAAagctgtaagagaaggaaatatgaaacaacaataCGACACAACAGACAAACTGGAAGGGAAATattgtaaaccagagagactagTCAAGGACGAAGAAGgtaagccaatcaccgaaattcaaggACAAAGGAACAGATGAGCAGAACACATTGAGGAACTCTtcaatagaccagctccattgaattcatcggacatcgaagtagcacacatagaacttcctatagatgtcactccactaACGAACGAAGAAGCAGGATGGTcggtcatcagacaaatgaagagtgggaaagcagcacgacctgacaatataccagccgaagcactaaagtcagacacagaagtaactgcaaacatgctctaCTCTCTATTTAGAAAGATTacggaggaagaacaagtgccgacagaGTGGAAAGAAGGAATTCTCGTCAAGATACCAAAGAGAGGTCTGAGCACATGCGAGAACTctagaggcatcacactactgtcactACCACGAAACGTTTCCAAacgagtgttgctgaaccggatgaaagactcagtagacgcccaataTCGAGATCAACAGatcggattccgtaaggatcggtcatcCACAGATCAAATTGCGACAGCACAGATCATCGTTGAGCAACCAATTGAACGGAGTTCACTTCCTCGATTataagaaagcatttgacagtgtggataggagaaacTTATGGAACCTTCTTTAACATTGTGGAGCAAGTAGCTGAGAAAATTGTCAACATCTTGaggaattcatacgacgaacttcagtgcaaagtcgtgcgtGGAGGACAgctgtcagacaaggctgtttacacACTCTCTCCCTTCTGTTTCTTATgttggttgactggattatgaagaccatcAAATCTCAGGGGAAGCACGAAATAAAATGGAcggcttggatgcaactagacgatttgccCTTCCACCGCATATGCATCAACAGATGCAGGTCAACACAAACAGTATAGTAGCAATAGCCTCTGAATCAGTACGCCTCAACACACACAAAGTAAAAAACAACATCCTCGAATGCAACACAGAGaataccaacccaatcacacttagTGGAGAAACTATGGAAGAGGTGGATTGTATAACGTACATGGGGAGCATCATCGATTAacaaggatctgatgcagacgtaaaggcaaggattggaaaAACAAGGACTGCATTCCTACAGCTGAAtatatggaacttaaaacaactgccaaccaatATTAAAGTCCCAATCTTTAATACGCACGTAAAGACAGTTCAactatgggagagaataaaccaggtTCTAGCtcaggaggaaattaggaaaagacgttggaagtgggtAGGATagacattgaggaaatcatcaagtTGCAACATGAGGCAAGTGCCAACTTCGAATCATGAAGGGGAATGgagaaaaggaagaccaaacaacacaatgcgtcgggaattggaaacagacatgacaACGATTAATAGCAACTCGAAAGGCGTaagtatatattattatatcatattatattatatatattatattattatattatttgtatttatcaacCATTAAATGAGACAGTGAGTAACTGTGAAAATTACTTCCTTTATTCATCAGAAAAATTCGATAAAAATAAAACGTCTTACCATGCGAGCCCATATCAAAAAGAAACCTTTGTACA
This window encodes:
- a CDS encoding hypothetical protein (EggNog:ENOG410VA32~COG:C) — translated: MATSPLKSLVDTTNRDYPSTLKFCMCCSAAFLSETITYPLDILKTRIQVYGELQNSSYPGVIKICSSVIRNEGLFKLWQGLSPALFRHIIYTGARMPIYEIIRQDIFHLPPASHFTVKSTKNSFSDKSHVMPKQKLSAMEKTNTELIYENNSKFVIQAAFTGVIAGSFAQFLASPIDLIK